The DNA segment GCCTCGCTTGACGACGCCGCGGTCCGCGGCTCCCGTCCTGGCGACGACTGCCTTGTGCACGAACCGTCCAGCGCGAGCACTCTCGGAGACGATGTCCTTCGTCCAGCGGTTCTTCACGGGAATCAGTGTTGATATGCCATGCGTTCCTGAGCTGGCGCTCCCGTCACAATGCAGCCGCACGAAGAGATCGGCCTGCGCCTCGTTCGCCAACTTGGCACGCTTCGAGTTGGCGATATTGACATCTTGAGTGGTCCGAACCATCACAACCTTGTAGCCCTTCGCTTCGAGCTCATCGCGTAGCAGCTTCGCGACCGCGAGGTTGACGCTGCTTTCGGAGTTGCCTGTCGCGACCCCTCGTGCGCCGCCGGCAACCTTGGCGCGCTTCTCAGATGCGCCGGGTCCGATCGGCTCGACGGAGGAGTCCCCGTGAAGCTGATGTCCTGCGTCGATTGCGACTACCTTCGGATCCGCGGTTTGGGGCTGAGCCGTCGCCTCAAGCGCAGGTGCAGCGGACTCGGCAGTACTTGCCACGGCAGGTGTCGATGCAACCGTCGTTTCGGGCTCAGCTGGCGCAGTCGCGACAGCGGCCGCTCCGGACACAGCGCTTTGCGGTTGCTCGGGGGCAAGCAGCGCCGCCACGAGCATCCCGGAGATACCGATCACGGCCACGATTCCGACTGCGATCCCACCGAATGTCATGACAATCCGCAAAATCCCGGCTCGCTCGCGTTCCCGGTACACGCTCAATTGCCTCCTGTGCAGCTAGTTGGTCACACCAGAGAACTCAACTTCGGCGATCGAAGTGTCTGCGGTCCCCGGATGCGAGCCGTTCTTCTTCGCCTTGTACGCAGAGCGAATGTACATCCTCACGGAATCGGCCTGGATGGGCGCACTCAGGCCGATGGACTGAATCTTGCGCCGGTCGTCGAAGCTGTGCGTCACCCTGTCACCGTTGCTGAAGACGAACTCGGCCTTATGCAGCCGCCCGTTTGTAAGCCAACGATCCCAGTCGCCCGGGTCCTTGTCGTACCCCGGGAGCACGCGGATATCGCTGATCGTCACCGTTTGCCCGAAGTCGAAGTCGACGTATTCGCCCGATCCGTAGTCGTGTCCGTTTCGCCAGGCAATTCCCTCCGCCCAGCAGGTCTCCCTGTCACCATCGAGCAGGTTGGACGCTGAGTAGTCGTTGCCGCCGGCAGCGGGAAGCGTGCTCGAGGCGTGCGCATTGGCAGCGTAGGTGATGTCCTCCGTAGGCTTGCCGGTTGAGCCCCCCGACTGCCCCTCGGCCGGAATCACACCGGTCGCCGTGGGCACTGTCGAACCTGGCACGCCGGTCGTGGGTGTAAAGCCGCTGGTTGTGCCGCCGCTCACGAACATAAAGCCGCCGAGTAGCGCCAAGCAGACACCGGCTGCAATCAGATAGGGCGTCCAATTGGCGCCCCCGCCGTGAGGCTGCCCGACTGCGGGCGGCAGCGTTCCAGGCGACGGGAGCGACACCGTCGCGGGCATCCCCGCGGTCGGCGCCGTCGATATCGGCCCACCCGCCAACGCTGTGCGGAAGGCGTTGGTGTCAGCGAACCTGTCTGCGGGGTTCTTGGCAAGCGCCGTCGCCAGCACCGGACCGAGGTCGGCAGGTAGTCCTGCGAAGGCCTCCGCCGGCAACGATGGGGCGGCCTCGTGAACAATCCGATACATGATTGTGGTTGGTGCGATTCCATCTGTTGCACCGAACGGGTTGTGGCCCGTGAACATCTCGTACGCGATAACCCCGATCGCGAAGATGTCGG comes from the Coriobacteriia bacterium genome and includes:
- a CDS encoding N-acetylmuramoyl-L-alanine amidase, which translates into the protein MTFGGIAVGIVAVIGISGMLVAALLAPEQPQSAVSGAAAVATAPAEPETTVASTPAVASTAESAAPALEATAQPQTADPKVVAIDAGHQLHGDSSVEPIGPGASEKRAKVAGGARGVATGNSESSVNLAVAKLLRDELEAKGYKVVMVRTTQDVNIANSKRAKLANEAQADLFVRLHCDGSASSGTHGISTLIPVKNRWTKDIVSESARAGRFVHKAVVARTGAADRGVVKRGDLTGFNWSDVPTVLVEMGFMSNRQEDRKLDTRAYKQALAQGMAQGIDDYLGAE
- a CDS encoding protein kinase is translated as MPEKLGPYEIRGELGRGAMAVVWLGWDTRLERQVAIKEPVIPPGTGGGTSEDLAARFVREGQAAARLNHPGIVTIHAAEVYDGRAAIVMEVIEGDTLSSILDAGALTPTAAYAVLDQLLDAVGFAHSRGVVHRDLKPDNIFITHDGRVKLADFGIAHVGTGAALTQAGTVMGTPGYMAPEQVTGQPVDARSDIFAIGVIAYEMFTGHNPFGATDGIAPTTIMYRIVHEAAPSLPAEAFAGLPADLGPVLATALAKNPADRFADTNAFRTALAGGPISTAPTAGMPATVSLPSPGTLPPAVGQPHGGGANWTPYLIAAGVCLALLGGFMFVSGGTTSGFTPTTGVPGSTVPTATGVIPAEGQSGGSTGKPTEDITYAANAHASSTLPAAGGNDYSASNLLDGDRETCWAEGIAWRNGHDYGSGEYVDFDFGQTVTISDIRVLPGYDKDPGDWDRWLTNGRLHKAEFVFSNGDRVTHSFDDRRKIQSIGLSAPIQADSVRMYIRSAYKAKKNGSHPGTADTSIAEVEFSGVTN